One genomic window of Eptesicus fuscus isolate TK198812 chromosome 6, DD_ASM_mEF_20220401, whole genome shotgun sequence includes the following:
- the LOC129149294 gene encoding olfactory receptor 18-like, which translates to MCPICIEPQNRTGDSEFFLVGLSDDPELQPLLFGLFLSMYLVTVLGNLLIILAVISDSHLHTPMYFFLSNLSLADISFSTTTVPKMLLNLQTHSKSITYAGCLTQVSFIFLFGCLDSLLLAVLAYDRLVAICQPLHYLVIMSPRLCGLLVLLSFFISLLDSQLHYLMVSQLSFCADVEIPYFFCEPSQLFKLACSDTSTNDILIYFIGAIFVGVPLSGILFSYYRIVSSILRVPSSGSKYKAFSTCGSHLSVVCLFYGTGLGVYLSSAVSSSPRKDAVASVMYSVVTPMLNPFIYSLRNRDIKSALWRMIRRIV; encoded by the coding sequence atgtgtcCTATCTGCATAGAACCACAGAATCGAACAGGTGACTCAGAATTCTTCCTGGTGGGACTCTCAGATGATCCAGAACTGCAGCCTCTTCTGTTTGGGCTGTTCCTGTCCATGTACCTGGTGACCGTGCTCGGGAACCTACTCATTATCCTGGCTGTCATCTctgactcccacctccacacacctatgtacttcttcctttccaatttgtccTTGGCTGACATCAGTTTCAGCACCACTACAGTTCCCAAGATGCTGCTGAACCTCCAGACACACAGCAAATCCATCACCTATGCAGGCTGCCTAACTCAGGttagctttatttttctgtttggatgTTTGGACAGTCTACTCCTGGCTGTGCTGGCCTATGACCGGTTGGTGGCCATTTGTCAGCCCCTACACTACCTGGTCATCATGAGCCCTCGCCTCTGTGGCTTGTTGGTCCTGCTGTCATTTTTCATCAGCCTTTTGGACTCCCAGCTGCACTACTTGATGGTGTCACAACTTAGCTTCTGTGCAGATGTGGAAATCCCTTATTTCTTTTGTGAACCTTCTCAACTCTTCAAACTTGCCTGTTCTGACACCTCCACCAATGACATATTAATCTATTTTATTGgagccatctttgttggtgtcCCACTCTCAGGGATCCTTTTCTCTTACTATAGGATTGTGTCCTCCATTCTGAGAGTGCCATCATCAGGTTCAAAATATAAAGCCTTCTCCACCTGTGGCTCTCACTTGTcagttgtttgcttattttatggAACAGGCCTTGGTGTGTACCTCAGTTCTGCTGTCTCATCTTCCCCAAGGAAGGATGCAGTGGCCTCTGTGATGTACAGTGTGGTcacccccatgctgaaccccttcatctacagcctgaggaacagAGACATCAAGAGTGCCCTATGGAGGATGATCCGAAGAATAGTCTGA